A window of Apium graveolens cultivar Ventura chromosome 8, ASM990537v1, whole genome shotgun sequence contains these coding sequences:
- the LOC141680713 gene encoding uncharacterized protein LOC141680713, translated as MCQGVERVKAVKVQTLKAEFESMVMKETDTIYDFSMKLAGLITNIRALGEEVAESYVVKKLLRAVPMKFLQIASCIEPFGHLDTITLEEIVGSLNAHEERLKGQTDTGGNQLLLNRE; from the coding sequence ATGTGTCAAGGAGTTGAACGCGTCAAAGCAGTGAAGGTACAGACCTTGAAAGCCGAATTTGAGTCGATGGTCATGAAGGAGACAGACACCATTTACGACTTCAGCATGAAGCTGGCTGGATTGATTACAAATATACGTGCTTTGGGAGAAGAAGTTGCTGAAAGTTATGTAGTAAAGAAGCTATTACGAGCGGTGCCCATGAAGTTCTTGCAAATTGCTTCTTGTATAGAACCATTTGGTCACCTGGATACTATTACGTTGGAGGAAATAGTGGGATCACTAAATGCTCATGAGGAGCGTCTTAAAGGTCAAACTGATACTGGAGGAAATCAGTTGTTGCTCAACAGGGAATAG